Proteins from a genomic interval of Actinoalloteichus hymeniacidonis:
- a CDS encoding styrene monooxygenase/indole monooxygenase family protein yields MRKVLIVGAGQAGLQLGLSLLAHGYAVTIMSARTPEELRAGRVMSTQCMFGPALEKERTYELNLWEEDAPDITGLGVSVAGPDGGRALDWLAPTAEFAQSVDQRIKMAGWLELFEDRGGTVVFHGVTTSDLHALARLYDLVVIAAGKGELVQLFDRDPRYSPFTSPQRALSVAYVHGLGPRPEHPETTAVRFNAVPGVGELFVIPGLTLTGPCDILFFEGVPGGPLDCWQDRPGPQEHLRRMLAKIREYVPWEYGRCGAVELTDDRATLAGGYTPVVRRPIGTLPGGALVLGMADVVVANDPITGQGSNNASRCAASYLDSIVEHGERPFDQSWMQQTFDRYWSEARHATTWTNMMLHPPAHVPEVLGAAAERPSVATRFVAGFSEPAGLDEWFFDPEAARAYLAAEASAQPV; encoded by the coding sequence CGTGCCGGGCGGGTGATGTCCACCCAGTGCATGTTCGGCCCGGCGCTGGAGAAGGAACGCACCTACGAGCTGAACCTGTGGGAGGAGGACGCTCCGGATATCACCGGACTCGGGGTATCGGTGGCCGGTCCCGACGGGGGCCGGGCGTTGGACTGGTTGGCGCCGACGGCGGAGTTCGCACAGTCGGTGGACCAGCGGATCAAGATGGCGGGCTGGTTGGAGCTGTTCGAGGATCGTGGTGGGACCGTGGTGTTCCACGGGGTGACCACCTCGGATCTGCACGCGTTGGCCCGGCTGTACGACCTGGTGGTGATCGCCGCGGGCAAGGGCGAGCTGGTCCAGCTGTTCGACCGGGATCCGCGCTATTCGCCGTTCACCAGTCCACAACGTGCCCTGTCGGTGGCCTATGTGCACGGCCTCGGACCCCGACCGGAGCATCCCGAGACCACGGCCGTCCGATTCAACGCGGTGCCCGGGGTCGGCGAGTTGTTCGTGATCCCGGGCCTCACCCTCACCGGACCGTGCGACATCCTGTTCTTCGAGGGTGTGCCCGGTGGACCGTTGGACTGTTGGCAGGACCGACCGGGACCGCAGGAACACCTGCGCCGGATGCTGGCCAAGATCCGCGAGTACGTCCCGTGGGAGTACGGGCGTTGCGGTGCGGTGGAGTTGACCGACGACCGCGCGACGCTGGCGGGCGGGTACACCCCGGTGGTGCGCAGACCGATCGGCACGCTGCCCGGTGGTGCGCTGGTGCTGGGGATGGCCGACGTGGTGGTCGCCAACGACCCGATCACCGGCCAGGGGTCGAACAATGCGAGCCGGTGCGCGGCGTCCTATCTGGACAGCATCGTCGAGCACGGCGAACGGCCGTTCGACCAGTCGTGGATGCAGCAGACCTTCGACCGGTACTGGTCGGAGGCCCGGCATGCCACCACGTGGACGAACATGATGCTGCATCCGCCCGCGCACGTTCCGGAGGTCCTCGGCGCCGCAGCCGAACGTCCGTCTGTCGCGACCCGGTTCGTCGCGGGGTTCTCCGAGCCCGCCGGCCTGGACGAGTGGTTCTTCGATCCCGAGGCGGCGCGGGCCTACCTTGCGGCGGAGGCGTCGGCTCAACCGGTGTGA